The following coding sequences lie in one Tichowtungia aerotolerans genomic window:
- the gcvPA gene encoding aminomethyl-transferring glycine dehydrogenase subunit GcvPA, with protein MSHTPFVCTSPADEKAMLHAVDAESFDDLFSHIPAEFQTDQFGLSAGLSEMEMMQHLRKIARKNSSDLTNFCGAGFYDHFIPAAVDSLTSRGEFFTAYTPYQPEAAQGTLQAAYEYQTAIARLTGMEVSNASLYDGGTALFEGMMMALRITRRNCVLVDTGVSPIYRTMLRSYTRNLKIDYKEIPLSGGIADRDAFAQHLDDSIGAVLLQNPNFFGCIDDLTGLIEQIHRVKAVAVVSTYPVSLGLLKTPGEMGADIVTGEGQSLGMPLSFGGPYLGFMATRKKLVRNMPGRIVGATQDTQGRRGYVLTLQAREQHIRREKAASNICTNMQLCALRSIVYLSLLGKHGFADVARQCMDRAGYAWTRLKAIDGVEPLFDRPFFNEFALKLPKDASEVVSDLIEEGIAAGFPAGRYYVGMENVLLFAFTEKRTKKEIDILAARLESVL; from the coding sequence ATGTCCCACACACCATTTGTCTGTACCAGTCCGGCCGACGAAAAAGCCATGCTCCATGCGGTCGATGCCGAAAGCTTTGATGATTTGTTCTCGCACATTCCGGCGGAGTTCCAGACGGATCAGTTCGGTTTGTCTGCCGGTCTGTCCGAAATGGAAATGATGCAGCACCTGCGGAAGATTGCGCGCAAAAACTCCAGCGATCTCACCAATTTCTGCGGTGCAGGGTTTTATGACCATTTTATTCCGGCGGCTGTTGATTCCCTGACTTCACGCGGCGAGTTCTTCACCGCTTACACGCCGTATCAGCCGGAAGCCGCGCAGGGAACCCTGCAGGCGGCCTATGAATATCAGACCGCCATCGCCCGCCTGACCGGCATGGAGGTTTCCAATGCCTCTCTTTACGACGGCGGTACTGCGCTGTTTGAGGGAATGATGATGGCGCTGCGCATTACCCGTCGCAACTGCGTACTGGTCGATACGGGCGTCAGCCCCATCTATCGCACAATGCTTCGCAGCTATACCCGCAATCTGAAAATTGACTACAAGGAAATTCCGCTCAGCGGCGGAATTGCGGACCGCGACGCCTTTGCTCAGCATCTGGATGACAGCATTGGTGCGGTGCTGCTGCAGAATCCAAACTTTTTCGGCTGTATCGATGATCTGACCGGCCTGATTGAGCAGATTCATCGAGTAAAAGCGGTCGCAGTTGTCTCGACGTATCCGGTATCGCTGGGACTGCTTAAAACGCCTGGCGAAATGGGGGCGGATATTGTAACCGGTGAAGGCCAGAGTCTTGGAATGCCGCTTTCATTCGGCGGTCCGTACCTCGGATTTATGGCCACGCGTAAAAAACTGGTGCGCAATATGCCGGGGCGTATTGTTGGAGCCACACAGGACACACAGGGCCGTCGCGGCTACGTGCTGACTCTGCAGGCGCGCGAGCAGCACATCCGTCGCGAAAAAGCTGCGTCAAACATCTGCACCAACATGCAGCTCTGCGCGCTGCGCTCGATCGTTTACCTTTCCCTTCTTGGTAAGCACGGCTTCGCTGATGTCGCCCGCCAGTGCATGGACCGCGCGGGCTATGCATGGACACGCCTTAAGGCCATTGACGGTGTTGAGCCGCTGTTTGATCGTCCGTTCTTCAATGAGTTTGCTCTTAAGCTTCCCAAAGACGCCAGCGAAGTCGTCAGCGACCTGATCGAAGAGGGCATCGCCGCCGGTTTCCCCGCCGGGCGGTACTACGTCGGCATGGAAAATGTCCTGCTCTTTGCCTTCACCGAAAAGCGAACCAAAAAAGAGATCGATATCCTCGCCGCTAGACTGGAAAGCGTGCTTTAG
- the gcvPB gene encoding aminomethyl-transferring glycine dehydrogenase subunit GcvPB, with protein sequence MKLIFEKSSPGRGGVRIPEDRISPEEVIPAELLRSEPAELPEVSESEVVRHYTRLSRLNFSVDTHFYPLGSCTMKHNPRACEKAASVPELCETHPLWPQLRHGGLLTQGSLQILYSLERILSEITGLAEFTLQPMAGSHGELTAVMMMAAYHRDRGNKKTHIIIPDSAHGTNPASAALGGYSVVTVPSDENGVMDLEKFKEAVNEETAGVMLTLPNTLGVFNPQIRELIDAVHAVDGLMYYDGANFNAIMGRIKPGDLGFDLCHLNLHKSFSTPHGGGGPGTGPVGVCEKLRPFLPISRVAKTKDGTYTLDYDHPKSIGYIAPFYGNFSILVRAYAYLLMLGREGLRGTSNRAVLNANYLLEKLRGSYAAVSESRCMHECVFSGKSLGEGIHTLDLAKALLDRGVHAPTIYFPLNVPEAIMIEPTETETKETLDEFVTMMEEIMELSKTDPDALHAAPVTTPVGRLDEVAAAKNMDLTYTGDQND encoded by the coding sequence ATGAAGCTGATTTTTGAAAAAAGTTCACCGGGCCGGGGCGGAGTGCGGATTCCCGAAGACCGGATTTCTCCGGAAGAAGTGATCCCTGCAGAATTGCTGCGCAGCGAGCCGGCAGAGCTGCCGGAGGTATCGGAAAGTGAAGTGGTGCGCCACTACACCCGTCTGTCACGCCTGAATTTTTCGGTTGATACCCATTTTTACCCGCTGGGCTCCTGTACGATGAAGCACAACCCGCGAGCCTGCGAGAAGGCCGCTTCAGTGCCGGAGCTGTGTGAGACACATCCGCTCTGGCCGCAGCTCCGTCACGGCGGACTGCTGACGCAGGGCTCGTTGCAGATTCTCTATTCGCTGGAGCGCATTCTTTCCGAGATTACCGGGCTGGCGGAGTTTACGCTTCAGCCGATGGCCGGTTCGCACGGCGAGCTGACGGCTGTGATGATGATGGCTGCTTATCACCGTGACCGCGGCAATAAAAAGACGCACATCATTATTCCAGATTCAGCGCATGGAACCAATCCGGCCAGCGCGGCGCTGGGCGGCTACAGTGTGGTAACTGTTCCGTCCGACGAGAACGGTGTGATGGATCTGGAGAAATTCAAAGAGGCCGTCAATGAGGAAACGGCCGGCGTCATGCTTACGCTGCCGAATACGCTGGGCGTGTTCAATCCGCAGATCAGAGAGCTGATTGACGCGGTTCACGCTGTGGATGGACTGATGTACTATGACGGCGCGAACTTCAACGCCATCATGGGGCGTATCAAGCCGGGAGATCTCGGGTTTGATCTCTGTCACCTCAATCTGCACAAGTCGTTTTCAACGCCGCACGGCGGCGGCGGACCGGGCACCGGGCCGGTCGGCGTCTGTGAGAAGCTTCGTCCGTTCCTGCCGATTTCGCGCGTTGCGAAAACCAAGGACGGAACCTATACGCTGGATTACGACCACCCGAAGAGCATCGGTTATATTGCGCCGTTTTACGGCAACTTTTCCATTCTGGTGCGCGCCTATGCCTACCTGTTGATGCTCGGCAGGGAAGGCCTGCGCGGCACCAGCAACCGCGCAGTGCTTAATGCCAACTACCTGCTCGAGAAACTGCGCGGTTCGTATGCCGCCGTTTCCGAGAGCCGTTGTATGCACGAATGCGTTTTCAGCGGAAAATCGTTGGGCGAGGGCATTCACACGCTCGACCTGGCCAAGGCACTGCTCGACCGCGGTGTGCATGCGCCGACCATCTACTTCCCGCTTAATGTTCCGGAAGCGATCATGATTGAGCCGACCGAAACCGAGACCAAAGAGACGCTCGACGAATTTGTGACGATGATGGAGGAAATCATGGAGCTGTCCAAAACCGATCCGGACGCACTGCATGCTGCACCTGTCACGACACCGGTGGGGCGCCTTGATGAGGTGGCCGCTGCCAAAAACATGGATTTGACCTATACAGGAGATCAGAATGATTAA
- a CDS encoding Dabb family protein — MIKHIVIWTMKEEATLEQKTEMKNRLEALDGKVSELRKIEVGIDDDSGTISLTSEFDSIDDLNAYQEHPDHQAVVGLVRTLVCSRIACDYTA; from the coding sequence ATGATTAAGCATATTGTCATCTGGACGATGAAAGAAGAGGCAACGCTTGAGCAGAAAACGGAAATGAAAAACCGGCTTGAAGCGCTGGATGGAAAAGTTTCTGAACTTCGGAAAATCGAGGTCGGCATCGATGATGACAGCGGGACGATATCGCTAACTTCCGAATTTGATTCAATCGATGATTTGAATGCGTATCAGGAGCATCCGGATCATCAGGCTGTTGTCGGTTTAGTCAGGACGCTGGTTTGCAGTCGCATTGCCTGTGACTACACGGCTTAA
- a CDS encoding DOMON domain-containing protein, giving the protein MKQKTTLSAVFAMVSLSAFAQLDIPQAGSTRVDGRINDWRRPEWFQMNTVINGTPTNLSNVRWTAAWDEDPMIYIAVQYDDADIVLKNGTNAADCVEVYVRGDTGSSPTAYAKNQQSAQSYRFGLAADKTSTWLQMGEFENIPRHNRAKAAVSLENNTFTCEIAVPVYDWFDPDYRHRCSESEIMTGRELGLDIAIIDTGKNKTTGMLGINGRDKRHDANAITEQILDE; this is encoded by the coding sequence ATGAAACAAAAAACCACTCTCTCCGCCGTTTTCGCAATGGTCAGCCTGAGTGCGTTCGCCCAGCTCGACATCCCGCAGGCTGGAAGCACCCGTGTCGACGGACGCATCAACGACTGGCGGCGACCGGAATGGTTTCAGATGAACACTGTCATCAACGGCACCCCGACCAACCTGTCCAACGTGCGCTGGACTGCGGCATGGGATGAGGACCCGATGATCTATATCGCCGTTCAATATGACGATGCAGATATTGTCCTGAAAAACGGAACCAATGCGGCGGACTGCGTAGAGGTTTATGTGCGCGGCGACACCGGAAGCTCTCCGACAGCATACGCCAAGAATCAACAAAGCGCACAAAGCTATCGTTTCGGTTTGGCAGCAGACAAAACCAGCACCTGGCTGCAAATGGGAGAATTCGAAAACATTCCGCGGCACAACCGGGCTAAAGCCGCAGTGAGTCTGGAAAACAACACTTTTACCTGTGAAATAGCCGTTCCGGTCTATGACTGGTTTGACCCGGATTACAGACATCGCTGCAGTGAATCAGAAATCATGACCGGGCGGGAACTCGGATTGGATATTGCGATCATTGATACAGGCAAAAACAAAACGACCGGTATGCTGGGGATCAATGGCCGCGACAAGCGCCACGACGCCAACGCGATCACCGAGCAGATTCTGGACGAATGA
- a CDS encoding TrmH family RNA methyltransferase, translated as MKRESTLIVSAMEEISSLQNARVKRIVKLQRKPSFRRSEGLTVIEGAREVSRAIENGWQPSELWLCGKSSNDWKLECDFIQVSDAVFEKIAYRDSPDGILAVGPLIGRKLAELDLPENPLILVAEGVEKPGNLGALLRTADGAGADAVIVCDPATDLNNPNVIRNSIGTLFYLPVAEASSEETIAFLNGKGVRMLSAMPDAETVYTDCDLKGPLAIVVGAEDQGLSDVWRQVESAPDKFSNDWKILEVRIPMLGKNDSLNVSVSAAILMYEAVRQRES; from the coding sequence ATGAAACGGGAGTCTACGCTAATTGTTTCGGCTATGGAAGAAATCAGCAGCCTGCAAAACGCGCGCGTTAAACGAATTGTTAAGCTTCAGCGAAAACCCTCCTTCCGTCGGTCGGAAGGTTTGACTGTAATCGAAGGCGCACGCGAAGTGTCCCGCGCCATTGAAAACGGATGGCAGCCTTCAGAGCTCTGGCTGTGCGGAAAAAGTTCCAATGATTGGAAGCTTGAGTGTGATTTTATCCAAGTCTCGGACGCCGTGTTTGAAAAGATAGCCTATCGCGACAGCCCGGACGGGATTCTGGCGGTCGGGCCGTTGATTGGCCGGAAGCTCGCTGAGCTGGACCTGCCGGAGAATCCGCTGATTCTGGTCGCGGAAGGAGTGGAAAAGCCCGGGAACCTCGGCGCACTGCTGCGAACGGCCGACGGTGCGGGTGCGGACGCCGTGATCGTATGCGATCCTGCGACCGACCTGAATAACCCGAATGTGATTCGCAACAGCATCGGTACATTGTTTTACCTGCCGGTGGCAGAGGCGTCCTCGGAAGAAACGATTGCTTTTCTTAACGGGAAAGGTGTTCGAATGCTTTCCGCTATGCCGGATGCTGAAACGGTCTACACGGACTGTGATCTGAAAGGGCCGCTGGCGATTGTGGTCGGCGCGGAGGATCAGGGGCTTTCCGATGTTTGGAGACAGGTTGAGTCTGCTCCTGATAAATTTTCCAATGATTGGAAAATATTGGAGGTGAGAATCCCAATGCTTGGTAAAAACGATTCGCTCAATGTGTCGGTTTCTGCAGCTATTCTTATGTATGAAGCCGTGCGACAGAGGGAAAGTTAG